The Accipiter gentilis chromosome 34, bAccGen1.1, whole genome shotgun sequence genome has a segment encoding these proteins:
- the NTS gene encoding neurotensin/neuromedin N — translation MRVQLVCVVLLALASCSLCSDSEEEMKALEADLLTNMYTSKINRAKLPYWKMTLLNVCNLLNNLNNQVGETVEVDEEDLVSGRQFPTALDGFSLEAMLTVYQLQKVCHSRAFQHWELLQQDAFDLENSSQDKEIMKRKNPYILKRQLHVNKARRPYILKRSSYY, via the exons ATGAGAGTCCAGCTGGTGTGCGTGGTGCTGCTGGCTTTGGCCTCCTGCAGCCTTTGCTCAG ATTCAGAAGAGGAAATGAAAGCGTTAGAAGCAGATTTATTGACCAATATGTACACATCAAAg attaACAGAGCAAAACTTCCTTACTGGAAAATGACCCTGCTAAATGTCTGCAATCTTCTCAACAACCTGAACAACCAAGTGGGGGAAACAGTAGAAGTAGATGAAGAGGATTTGGTTTCAGGAAGACAGTTTCCTACTGCTCTGGATGGCTTCAGCTTGGAAGCAATGCTGACAGTATATCAACTCCAAAAAGTCTGCCACAGCAGAGCCTTTCAGCATTGGGAG TTACTTCAGCAAGATGCTTTTGATCTAGAGAACTCAAGCCAAGACaaggaaataatgaaaagaaaaaatccctaTATTCTGAAACGGCAGCTACATGTGAACAAAGCTAGAAGACCATACATACTCAAGAGAAGTTCATATTACTga